One segment of Arvicanthis niloticus isolate mArvNil1 chromosome 5, mArvNil1.pat.X, whole genome shotgun sequence DNA contains the following:
- the Mfsd2a gene encoding sodium-dependent lysophosphatidylcholine symporter 1 isoform X2, with the protein MAKGEGAESGSAAGLLPTGILQASERPAQVKEPKKKQQLSICNKLCYAVGGAPYQLTGCALGFFLQIYLLDVAKVEPLPASIILFVGRAWDAFTDPLVGFCISKSSWTRLGRLMPWIIFSTPLAIIAYFLIWFVPDFPPGMESSHGFLWYLLFYCLFETLVTCFHVPYSALTMFISTEQSERDSATAYRMTVEVLGTVIGTAIQGQIVGQAKAPCLQNQNGSVVASEVVNRTQSTASLKDTQNAYLLAAGIIASIYVICAVILILGVREQREPYEAQQAESMPFFQGLRLVMSHGPYVRLIAGFLFTSLAFMLVEGNFALFCTYTLDFRNEFQNLLLAIMLSATFTIPIWQWFLTRFGKKTAVYVGISSAVPFLILVALVKSNLTVTYVVAIAAGVSVAAAFLLPWSMLPDVIDDFHLKHPHSPGTEPIFFSFYVFFTKFASGVSLGVSTLSLDFAEYQTQGCFQPEQVKFTLKMLVTMAPIILILLGLLLFKLYPIDEEKRRQNKKALQALRDEASSSGCSDTDSTELASIL; encoded by the exons ATGGCCAAAGGAGAGGGCGCCGAGAGCGGTTCCGCGGCGGGGCTGCTCCCCACCGGCATCCTCCAAGCAAGTGAACGGCCGGCCCAGGTGAAG GAACCAAAAAAGAAGCAACAACTGTCCATTTGCAACAAGCTTTGCTATGCAGTTGGAGGGGCCCCATACCAGTTGACGGGCTGCGCGCTGGGATTCTTCCTGCAGATCTACCTATTGGATGTGGCTAAG GTGGAACCACTTCCTGCTTCCATTATTCTCTTTGTGGGCCGGGCCTGGGATGCCTTCACTGACCCTCTGGTGGGCTTCTGCATCAGTAAGTCCTCCTGGACCCGCCTGGGCCGCCTCATGCCCTG GATCATCTTCTCCACTCCCCTGGCCATCATTGCCTACTTCCTCATCTGGTTTGTGCCGGACTTCCCACCAGGGATGGAAAGTTCCCATGGCTTCCTTTGGTACCTGCTTTTCTATTGCCTCTTTGAGACACTGGTCACG TGCTTCCATGTTCCCTACTCAGCGCTCACCATGTTCATCAGCACAGAGCAGAGTGAGCGTGACTCAGCCACTGCCTATA GGATGACTGTGGAGGTGCTGGGCACAGTGATAGGCACAGCGATCCAAGGACAAATTGTTGGCCAAGCCAAGGCACCTTGTCTCCAGAACCAGAATGGCTCTGTAGTGGCCTCAGAAGTTGTCAATCGCACCCAGAGTACTGCCTCTCTCAAAGACACG CAAAATGCTTACCTGCTGGCAGCAGGGATCATTGCCTCCATCTACGTCATCTGTGCCGTCATTCTGATTCTAGGCGTGCGGGAGCAGAGAG AACCCTATGAGGCCCAGCAGGCCGagtcgatgcccttctttcaggGCCTCCGGCTGGTCATGAGCCATGGCCCATACGTCAGGCTCATTGCTGGCTTCCTTTTTACCTCCCTGGCTTTTATG CTGGTGGAAGGTAACTTCGCCTTGTTCTGCACTTATACCTTGGACTTCCGAAACGAGTTCCAGAACCTCCTCCTGGCCATCATG CTCTCGGCCACCTTCACCATCCCCATCTGGCAGTGGTTCCTAACCCGGTTTGGCAAGAAGACAGCTGTATACGttgggatctct TCTGCAGTTCCTTTTCTCATCTTGGTGGCCCTCGTGAAGAGTAATCTAACTGTCACTTACGTGGTGGCCATAGCCGCTGGCGTCAGTGTAGCGGCTGCCTTCTTACTACCATG GTCCATGCTGCCTGATGTCATCGATGACTTCCACCTGAAACACCCTCACTCCCCTGGCACCGAGcccatcttcttctccttctatgtCTTCTTCACCAAGTTTGCCTCTGGAGTCTCACTGGGTGTCTCTACCCTCAGTCTAGA CTTTGCTGAGTACCAGACGCAGGGGTGCTTCCAGCCAGAACAGGTCAAGTTTACACTGAAGATGCTGGTGACCATGGCTCCTATCATCCTCATCCTGCTGGGCCTGCTGCTCTTCAAGCTGTACCCCATTGATGAGGAGAAGCGGCGACAGAACAAGAAAGCTCTGCAGGCTCTACG AGATGAAGCCAGCAGCTCAGGTTGCTCCGATACAGACTCCACAGAGCTGGCCAGCATTCTCTAG
- the Mfsd2a gene encoding sodium-dependent lysophosphatidylcholine symporter 1 isoform X3: MGRGSLKVQADVEPLPASIILFVGRAWDAFTDPLVGFCISKSSWTRLGRLMPWIIFSTPLAIIAYFLIWFVPDFPPGMESSHGFLWYLLFYCLFETLVTCFHVPYSALTMFISTEQSERDSATAYRMTVEVLGTVIGTAIQGQIVGQAKAPCLQNQNGSVVASEVVNRTQSTASLKDTQNAYLLAAGIIASIYVICAVILILGVREQREPYEAQQAESMPFFQGLRLVMSHGPYVRLIAGFLFTSLAFMLVEGNFALFCTYTLDFRNEFQNLLLAIMLSATFTIPIWQWFLTRFGKKTAVYVGISSAVPFLILVALVKSNLTVTYVVAIAAGVSVAAAFLLPWSMLPDVIDDFHLKHPHSPGTEPIFFSFYVFFTKFASGVSLGVSTLSLDFAEYQTQGCFQPEQVKFTLKMLVTMAPIILILLGLLLFKLYPIDEEKRRQNKKALQALRDEASSSGCSDTDSTELASIL; the protein is encoded by the exons ATGGGTAGGGGAAGCCTGAAGGTGCAGGCAGAT GTGGAACCACTTCCTGCTTCCATTATTCTCTTTGTGGGCCGGGCCTGGGATGCCTTCACTGACCCTCTGGTGGGCTTCTGCATCAGTAAGTCCTCCTGGACCCGCCTGGGCCGCCTCATGCCCTG GATCATCTTCTCCACTCCCCTGGCCATCATTGCCTACTTCCTCATCTGGTTTGTGCCGGACTTCCCACCAGGGATGGAAAGTTCCCATGGCTTCCTTTGGTACCTGCTTTTCTATTGCCTCTTTGAGACACTGGTCACG TGCTTCCATGTTCCCTACTCAGCGCTCACCATGTTCATCAGCACAGAGCAGAGTGAGCGTGACTCAGCCACTGCCTATA GGATGACTGTGGAGGTGCTGGGCACAGTGATAGGCACAGCGATCCAAGGACAAATTGTTGGCCAAGCCAAGGCACCTTGTCTCCAGAACCAGAATGGCTCTGTAGTGGCCTCAGAAGTTGTCAATCGCACCCAGAGTACTGCCTCTCTCAAAGACACG CAAAATGCTTACCTGCTGGCAGCAGGGATCATTGCCTCCATCTACGTCATCTGTGCCGTCATTCTGATTCTAGGCGTGCGGGAGCAGAGAG AACCCTATGAGGCCCAGCAGGCCGagtcgatgcccttctttcaggGCCTCCGGCTGGTCATGAGCCATGGCCCATACGTCAGGCTCATTGCTGGCTTCCTTTTTACCTCCCTGGCTTTTATG CTGGTGGAAGGTAACTTCGCCTTGTTCTGCACTTATACCTTGGACTTCCGAAACGAGTTCCAGAACCTCCTCCTGGCCATCATG CTCTCGGCCACCTTCACCATCCCCATCTGGCAGTGGTTCCTAACCCGGTTTGGCAAGAAGACAGCTGTATACGttgggatctct TCTGCAGTTCCTTTTCTCATCTTGGTGGCCCTCGTGAAGAGTAATCTAACTGTCACTTACGTGGTGGCCATAGCCGCTGGCGTCAGTGTAGCGGCTGCCTTCTTACTACCATG GTCCATGCTGCCTGATGTCATCGATGACTTCCACCTGAAACACCCTCACTCCCCTGGCACCGAGcccatcttcttctccttctatgtCTTCTTCACCAAGTTTGCCTCTGGAGTCTCACTGGGTGTCTCTACCCTCAGTCTAGA CTTTGCTGAGTACCAGACGCAGGGGTGCTTCCAGCCAGAACAGGTCAAGTTTACACTGAAGATGCTGGTGACCATGGCTCCTATCATCCTCATCCTGCTGGGCCTGCTGCTCTTCAAGCTGTACCCCATTGATGAGGAGAAGCGGCGACAGAACAAGAAAGCTCTGCAGGCTCTACG AGATGAAGCCAGCAGCTCAGGTTGCTCCGATACAGACTCCACAGAGCTGGCCAGCATTCTCTAG
- the Mfsd2a gene encoding sodium-dependent lysophosphatidylcholine symporter 1 isoform X1: MAKGEGAESGSAAGLLPTGILQASERPAQVKKEPKKKQQLSICNKLCYAVGGAPYQLTGCALGFFLQIYLLDVAKVEPLPASIILFVGRAWDAFTDPLVGFCISKSSWTRLGRLMPWIIFSTPLAIIAYFLIWFVPDFPPGMESSHGFLWYLLFYCLFETLVTCFHVPYSALTMFISTEQSERDSATAYRMTVEVLGTVIGTAIQGQIVGQAKAPCLQNQNGSVVASEVVNRTQSTASLKDTQNAYLLAAGIIASIYVICAVILILGVREQREPYEAQQAESMPFFQGLRLVMSHGPYVRLIAGFLFTSLAFMLVEGNFALFCTYTLDFRNEFQNLLLAIMLSATFTIPIWQWFLTRFGKKTAVYVGISSAVPFLILVALVKSNLTVTYVVAIAAGVSVAAAFLLPWSMLPDVIDDFHLKHPHSPGTEPIFFSFYVFFTKFASGVSLGVSTLSLDFAEYQTQGCFQPEQVKFTLKMLVTMAPIILILLGLLLFKLYPIDEEKRRQNKKALQALRDEASSSGCSDTDSTELASIL; this comes from the exons ATGGCCAAAGGAGAGGGCGCCGAGAGCGGTTCCGCGGCGGGGCTGCTCCCCACCGGCATCCTCCAAGCAAGTGAACGGCCGGCCCAGGTGAAG aaGGAACCAAAAAAGAAGCAACAACTGTCCATTTGCAACAAGCTTTGCTATGCAGTTGGAGGGGCCCCATACCAGTTGACGGGCTGCGCGCTGGGATTCTTCCTGCAGATCTACCTATTGGATGTGGCTAAG GTGGAACCACTTCCTGCTTCCATTATTCTCTTTGTGGGCCGGGCCTGGGATGCCTTCACTGACCCTCTGGTGGGCTTCTGCATCAGTAAGTCCTCCTGGACCCGCCTGGGCCGCCTCATGCCCTG GATCATCTTCTCCACTCCCCTGGCCATCATTGCCTACTTCCTCATCTGGTTTGTGCCGGACTTCCCACCAGGGATGGAAAGTTCCCATGGCTTCCTTTGGTACCTGCTTTTCTATTGCCTCTTTGAGACACTGGTCACG TGCTTCCATGTTCCCTACTCAGCGCTCACCATGTTCATCAGCACAGAGCAGAGTGAGCGTGACTCAGCCACTGCCTATA GGATGACTGTGGAGGTGCTGGGCACAGTGATAGGCACAGCGATCCAAGGACAAATTGTTGGCCAAGCCAAGGCACCTTGTCTCCAGAACCAGAATGGCTCTGTAGTGGCCTCAGAAGTTGTCAATCGCACCCAGAGTACTGCCTCTCTCAAAGACACG CAAAATGCTTACCTGCTGGCAGCAGGGATCATTGCCTCCATCTACGTCATCTGTGCCGTCATTCTGATTCTAGGCGTGCGGGAGCAGAGAG AACCCTATGAGGCCCAGCAGGCCGagtcgatgcccttctttcaggGCCTCCGGCTGGTCATGAGCCATGGCCCATACGTCAGGCTCATTGCTGGCTTCCTTTTTACCTCCCTGGCTTTTATG CTGGTGGAAGGTAACTTCGCCTTGTTCTGCACTTATACCTTGGACTTCCGAAACGAGTTCCAGAACCTCCTCCTGGCCATCATG CTCTCGGCCACCTTCACCATCCCCATCTGGCAGTGGTTCCTAACCCGGTTTGGCAAGAAGACAGCTGTATACGttgggatctct TCTGCAGTTCCTTTTCTCATCTTGGTGGCCCTCGTGAAGAGTAATCTAACTGTCACTTACGTGGTGGCCATAGCCGCTGGCGTCAGTGTAGCGGCTGCCTTCTTACTACCATG GTCCATGCTGCCTGATGTCATCGATGACTTCCACCTGAAACACCCTCACTCCCCTGGCACCGAGcccatcttcttctccttctatgtCTTCTTCACCAAGTTTGCCTCTGGAGTCTCACTGGGTGTCTCTACCCTCAGTCTAGA CTTTGCTGAGTACCAGACGCAGGGGTGCTTCCAGCCAGAACAGGTCAAGTTTACACTGAAGATGCTGGTGACCATGGCTCCTATCATCCTCATCCTGCTGGGCCTGCTGCTCTTCAAGCTGTACCCCATTGATGAGGAGAAGCGGCGACAGAACAAGAAAGCTCTGCAGGCTCTACG AGATGAAGCCAGCAGCTCAGGTTGCTCCGATACAGACTCCACAGAGCTGGCCAGCATTCTCTAG